The following coding sequences lie in one Arabidopsis thaliana chromosome 3, partial sequence genomic window:
- the ATG2 gene encoding autophagy 2 (AUTOPHAGY 2 (ATG2); CONTAINS InterPro DOMAIN/s: autophagy-related, C-terminal (InterPro:IPR015412); Has 828 Blast hits to 713 proteins in 221 species: Archae - 0; Bacteria - 44; Metazoa - 384; Fungi - 228; Plants - 88; Viruses - 0; Other Eukaryotes - 84 (source: NCBI BLink).), translating to MVFPWNIAKSAEEAFSRWAVKRVVKFLLKKKLGKLILGDIDLDQLDIQLRDGTIQLSDLAINVDYLNDKFDAPLVIKEGSIGSLLVKMPWKTNGCQVEVDELELVLAPRLESNKSSSNEASTSASTREDLHNIRLEIGKHENEMLMNAAKSASIDVHEGVKTVAKIVKWFLTSFHVKIKNLIIAFDPDFGKKQSEAGPRPTLVLRMTEIECGISEEQVSANEVSPDNFLGINRLANCVKFQGAVVELLNMDDDDDGDKTCDKKTSNDVTLIMTGVGGGFSGSLNFSIPWKNGSLDIRKVDADISIDPVEVRFQPSTIRWFLQLWKTFTSFGSDCFPSVSHSDFLTDSPTIPTNVMVTPPATLSLSGGQELEHDTTPNLQFIPDWFPSSFSKKEEDGEVDIGASVDQFFECFDAMRSYQSASGSQGMWNWTSSVFTAINAASSLASGSLLLPSEQQHVETSCKVSFAGVSVVLFFQDEVNWKGVSTRIHYLGAELRDISVSFQVCLHDLRLEGEVNSMEIADYCQGGNVVDTANAESQTCLIKDLQAKVQTSLPPFASSDMHSDSERLSEIVSDGFLFRNKGFAVKTLLVIAAGGSGFQFTVNFQSSKASHRGSNSFSLSLPPTTFWLNLHSVEMLVNLFNDVSESIPITSHERNQVASSSKSESLRGSVSICNARVILWFPFESISERFCNSLGQQFIVVDLSSSPPSDKERAKERSPGEMHFPSATRSICFSVGDASIYLVTSDLKDSETNSYHRQVEFSAYNILHTNNKTRHQLSTIGMFWQDRPTVSPWLVERAKMLATQEESIQTDKSGGRGLEFAAVATPKDQDDIYSRSRKEIILASSFCLYVHLLPLAIHLDSWQYSKLCNLIEEAKNWLSRMAANTAEQTEESVVCQTSLVVDCDSIDILVRPEPRMGIKKQLQTELPGSWIQFNLRVQKLNLMSVPNLGSVSGADFFWLAHGEGTLLGSVTGLPDQELLLLSCNNSAIKRGNGGGSNALSSRFAGLDFLHLQEPGICNDYLAVSARGCTISAVGGRLDWIEVATSFFSFEDEKKTQEINSSSSSGSSFILNFVDVGLSYEPHHENTDHLRQASDPWVACLVAASSFSLSKKSLVDSIRNDYRIRIQDLGLLLSVDFDLSKLGGTYSSEHLHESGYVKVANDSLIEAILRTNSENGLLWELECSKSHLVIETCSDTTSGLIRLATQLQQLLAPDLEESAVHLQTRWDSIQQANARNDLDISDRLSSSDSSGEMKYLRLESENETGVIGLMDEINEDAFQFDVNPTYQSDSVECQNNYMSPHGISHGQAYNWVPATEKLPSNQSICGSSSRINSESSQVFLERESLPEIFENYCLSEFRPSSEVPQEGDSSGRELFPETDLRRGNSGWYDDASLRIVEDHVSEATEEDHEEHILDGECSSFGQTSYSAVAANGRILLKNIDLKWRIYSGSDWHDSRKKGENFKHTKGRDTTSCLELELSGVLGYYNSKDHPRDSSSYAFKLELKAVRPDPETPLEENRFFGANSLEKPVVSMGDSGGSTMSVSVQGHNIIEEALLPYFQKFDIWPVNVRVDYSPHHVDIAALTGGKYAELVNLVPWKGIELQLKHVHAAGIYGWGNVCETILGEWLEDVSQNQIHQLLKGIPTVRSLSALYAAALKLVSSPVESYRKDRRLVKGVQRGTVAFLRSISLEAVGLGVHLAAGAHDILLRAEYIFASSPSLPQPQGRTKTNVRHNQPRNAKQGMLKACESIGDGIGKTASALVRTPLKKYQRGDGAGSAFATVVQGVPTAAIAPASACARAVHSALVGIRNRSIISPFSLDPEHKKESMEKYLGPDKQRKQDQHR from the exons atgGTGTTTCCGTGGAACATTGCTAAATCAGCGGAGGAAGCTTTTTCTAGATGGGCGGTGAAGAGGGTTGTCAAATTcctgttgaagaagaaattgggTAAACTCATACTTGGTGATATCGACCTTGATCAGCTCGATATTCAGCTTCGTGATGGCACTATTCAGCTCTCCGATCTTGCTATCAACGTTGACTATTTGAATGACAAG TTTGATGCTCCACTCGTCATAAAAGAAGGCTCAATTGGATCTTTGTTAGTTAAAATGCCTTGGAAGACCAATGGTTGTCAAGTTGAGGTTGACGAGCTGGAGCTTGTTCTTGCACCACGTTTGGAGAGTAATAAATCATCTTCAAATGAAGCCAGCACCTCCGCCTCTACACGAGAAGATTTACATAATATACGTCTTGAAATAGGAAAGCATGAGAATGAGATGTTGATGAATGCTGCAAAATCTGCGTCTATCGATGTCCATGAAGGTGTTAAGACGGTTGCCAAGATAGTGAAATGGTTTCTTACTAGTTTTCACGTCAAAATTAAGAATCTGATTATAGCATTTGATCCCGATTTTGGCAAAAAACAGTCTGAAGCTGGTCCTCGACCAACATTGGTACTTAGAATGACAGAAATAGAGTGTGGAATTTCAGAGGAGCAAGTTTCGGCTAATGAAGTTTCTCCTGATAATTTCCTTGGTATTAATCGACTTGCAAACTGTGTGAAGTTTCAAGGAGCCGTTGTAGAGCTTTTAAatatggatgatgatgatgatggcgaCAAAACTTGTGATAAAAAGACATCAAATGATGTGACTTTGATCATGACAGGCGTAGGAGGTGGCTTTTCAGGgagtttaaattttagtatacCCTGGAAGAATGGTTCTTTAGACATTCGCAAGGTGGATGCTGATATTTCTATTGATCCTGTTGAAGTACGATTTCAACCGTCTACAATTAGATGGTTCTTACAATTGTGGAAGACGTTCACAAGTTTTGGATCAGACTGTTTCCCCTCAGTTTCTCATTCTGATTTTTTGACGGATTCACCTACAATACCTACTAATGTAATGGTAACGCCTCCAGCTACACTATCCTTGTCAGGTGGCCAAGAATTGGAGCATGATACTACACCTAACTTACAGTTTATACCGGATTGGTTTCCGTCTTCGTTCagcaagaaagaagaggatgGAGAAGTAGATATTGGGGCAAG TGTGGACCagttttttgaatgttttgatGCAATGAGGAGTTACCAATCAGCTTCTGGAAGCCAAGGAATGTGGAATTGGACATCTTCTGTTTTCACAGCAATAAATGCTGCATCTAGCCTTGCTTCGGGGTCTTTGCTTCTTCCTTCTG AACAACAACATGTTGAAACAAGTTGTAAAGTATCCTTTGCTGGAGTTTCGGTGGTATTATTTTTCCAAGATGAAGTCAATTGGAAGGGTGTTTCAACGCGGATTCACTACTTGGGTGCCGAACTCAGAGATATTTCGGTCTCTTTTCAG GTATGCCTTCATGATCTGAGGTTAGAAGGAGAAGTGAACAGCATGGAGATCGCCGATTATTGTCAAGGTGGAAATGTTGTTGACACTGCTAATGCTGAATCTCAGACTTGTTTGATTAAGGATTTACAAGCCAAAGTTCAGACTAGTCTTCCTCCCTTTGCCTCTTCTGATATGCATTCTGACTCTGAAAGATTAAGCGAGATAGTTTCTGATGGATTCCTCTTTCGTAACAAGGGTTTCGCAGTCAAGAcattgttggttatagctgCAGGGGGCAGTGGATTTCAGTTTACTGTCAATTTCCAATCATCCAAAGCCAGCCATAGAGGATCAAACTCATTCTCATTGAGTTTACCCCCTACCACATTCTGGCTGAACCTTCATTCGGTAGAAATGTTGGTAAATCTTTTCAACGATGTATCAGAATCTATCCCCATAACCAGTCATGAAAGGAATCAGGTGGCATCCTCTTCTAAATCAGAAAGTTTGCGAGGTAGTGTGTCAATCTGCAATGCTCGAGTGATTCTGTGGTTTCCTTTTGAGAGCATTTCAGAAAGGTTCTGCAACTCGCTTGGTCAGCAATTTATCGTCGTCGATCTATCTTCCTCTCCGCCATCTGATAAGGAAAGGGCTAAGGAAAGAAGTCCAGGAGAAATGCACTTTCCATCAGCTACTCGCTCTATATGCTTCAGTGTTGGTGATGCTAGCATCTATTTGGTCACTTCTGACCTTAAAGATTCTGAAACAAATTCATATCATAGGCAGGTTGAATTCTCTGCgtataatattttacatacCAACAATAAAACTAGGCACCAACTTTCAACAATTGGCATGTTTTGGCAAGATAGACCTACCGTTAGCCCTTGGTTAGTGGAGAGAGCTAAGATGTTGGCTACGCAGGAAGAATCTATTCAGACAGATAAATCTGGCGGGAGGGGCCTTGAGTTTGCTGCTGTTGCTACGCCCAAAGATCAAGACGACATCTACTCTCGAAGCAGGAAAGAAATAATTTTGGCTTCTTCGTTCTGCCTTTATGTTCATTTGCTTCCACTTGCTATCCATTTAGATAGTTGGCAATACAGCAAATTATGTAATCTAATAGAAGAGGCAAAAAATTGGCTATCGCGTATGGCAGCCAATACAGCTGAGCAAACAGAGGAATCTGTTGTGTGTCAAACGTCTCTCGTTGTTGACTGTGATTCTATTGACATATTGGTTAGGCCAGAACCTCGAATGGGCATAAAAAAACAGCTTCAGACTGAGCTCCCTGGATCATGGATTCAGTTCAACCTGAGGGTTCAGAAATTAAATCTTATGTCTGTCCCAAATCTTGGCAGTGTCTCTGGTGCTGATTTCTTTTGGTTAGCCCATGGGGAAGGTACATTATTGGGTTCTGTTACAGGTCTACCTGATCAGGAACTGTTATTACTCTCATGTAACAACTCTGCCATCAAGCGTGGTAATGGAGGAGGTTCAAATGCGTTGTCGTCAAGGTTCGCTGGCTTAGATTTTCTGCACTTACAGGAACCAGGAATTTGTAACGATTATTTAGCAGTATCTGCCAGGGGCTGTACGATCTCGGCCGTAGGAGGACGCCTGGATTGGATAGAAGTGGctacttcttttttctcttttgaagatgaaaaaaaaactcaagagaTCAACTCCAGCTCATCTAGCGGCTCCTCGTTTattctgaattttgttgatgttgGTCTAAGCTATGAGCCCCACCATGAGAATACAGATCATTTACGTCAAGCAAGTGATCCATGGGTTGCCTGTCTGGTAGCTGCATCTTCTTTTAGCCTTTCAAAGAAAAGTCTGGTTGATTCCATAAGAAATGATTATAGAATCAGGATTCAAGATCTTGGGCTTCTTCTGTCCGTGGATTTTGACCTTAGCAAGCTTGGTGGAACGTACAGTTCAGAGCATCTTCATGAGTCTGGCTATGTTAAAGTTGCTAATGATTCGCTTATTGAAGCAATTCTAAGGACTAACTCTGAAAATGGCCTTCTTTGGGAGTTAGAGTGTTCAAAATCTCACTTAGTAATTGAAACTTGCAGTGACACGACTTCTGGTTTGATTCGCTTGGCCACCCAGCTCCAACAGTTACTTGCTCCTGATTTGGAGGAATCAGCTGTGCACTTGCAGACTCGATGGGACAGCATTCAACAGGCAAATGCTAGGAATGATTTAGATATCAGCGATAGACTCAGTAGCTCCGATTCAAGTGGagaaatgaaatatttaagatTAGAGTCAGAAAATGAAACTGGGGTCATTGGTTTGATGGACGAAATAAATGAAGATGCATTCCAATTTGATGTCAATCCGACATATCAGTCTGACTCTGTGGAATGTCAGAATAACTATATGTCACCTCATGGAATCTCTCATGGGCAGGCATATAATTGGGTACCAGCTACTGAGAAACTACCTTCTAATCAAAGTATTTGTGGGTCGTCATCCAGAATAAACTCAGAAAGCAGTCAAGTATTCCTAGAAAGAGAGAGCCTGCctgaaatatttgaaaactatTGTTTGTCTGAGTTCCGTCCATCGTCAGAGGTACCTCAAGAAGGGGATTCGTCGGGGAGAGAATTGTTTCCTGAGACTGATCTGAGGAGAGGAAATTCTGGGTGGTATGATGACGCGTCCTTAAGAATTGTAGAAGACCATGTGTCAGAAGCAACTGAGGAAGATCATGAGGAACACATTCTGGATGGAGAATGTTCATCTTTTGGCCAGACGTCTTATTCTGCTGTAGCAGCTAATGGACGTATCCTTCTGAAAAACATTGACCTCAAATGGAGAATTTACTCTGGCTCTGACTGGCATGATTCTAGAAAGAAAggtgaaaattttaaacatacaAAGGGCCGGGATACAACTTCGTGCCTTGAGCTGGAATTATCTGGG GTCCTTGGATATTACAACTCAAAAGATCACCCAAGAGACTCCTCTTCGTATGCATTCAAGTTGGAATTAAAAGCTGTCAGACCTGACCCTGAGACGCCACTCGAGGAAAACCG CTTCTTTGGAGCTAACAGCCTAGAAAAGCCTGTTGTTTCTATGGGAGACTCAGGTGGTTCAACGATGTCGGTTTCCGTACAAGGACATAATATCATAGAAGAAGCGCTTCTTCCATATTTTCAG AAATTCGACATATGGCCTGTTAATGTTCGAGTTGATTACAGTCCCCATCATGTTGATATAGCAGCACTAACAGGAGGGAAATATGCAGAGCTTGTGAACCTTGTACCCTGGAag GGGATTGAATTACAACTCAAACATGTGCATGCTGCTGGAATCTATGGCTGGGGAAATGTATGTGAGACTATACTGGGAGAATGGTTGGAAGATGTATCTCAGAATCAG ATTCATCAACTTTTAAAGGGGATCCCAACAGTAAGATCACTTTCTGCTCTTTATGCTGCTGCTCTAAAGCTGGTCTCGTCACCTGTTGAAAGTTACAGGAAAGATCGAAGGCTAGTGAAGGGAGTCCAAAGAG GGACTGTAGCGTTTCTCAGAAGTATCTCACTGGAAGCTGTTGGACTCGGTGTTCACTTGGCAGCCGGGGCTCATGATATTTTATTGAGAGCagaatatatatttgcaaGTTCACCATCATTGCCACAACCCCAAGGCAGAACGAAGACGAATGTCAGACATAATCAGCCTAGAAATGCTAAGCAAGGCATGCTTAAG GCATGTGAGAGCATCGGTGATGGAATAGGAAAGACAGCTTCTGCATTAGTCCGCACACCTTTGAAGAAGTATCAACGTGGAGACGGAGCTGGATCAGCATTTGCAACTGTTGTTCAGGGAGTTCCAACAGCTGCTATAGCACCTGCTTCAGCTTGTGCTAGAGCTGTACATAGTGCTCTTGTTGGCATCAGAAATAGGTCG ATTATTTCTCCTTTCAGTCTTGATCCTGAACATAAAAAGGAATCCATGGAAAAATACTTAGGCCCCGACAAACAAAGGAAGCAGGACCAACACCGATAA